One region of Aquificaceae bacterium genomic DNA includes:
- a CDS encoding heterodisulfide reductase-related iron-sulfur binding cluster: MAKHGFGHNSPGGLLRYPEKPPFPLKEYSSHYDHIFEMMEELEAKGEILIYRITEEHQPVEVFTRTGRIKLIPTNKLWHHKSCGQCGNIPGYPASIFWFMNKFGLDYLNEPHQTSCTAWNYHGSGTSNPVALAAVWLRNMHQAWKTGYYPLIHCGTSFGSYKETREQLIMNKELRDAVKPILKKLGRLTEDGRIVIPQEIVHYSEWVHAMRYRIKELYEKEGKAKGIDVSNVRVAIHSACHVYKMIADDYPYDPEVYNGQRPAAPTAVVKALGAQVVDYSTWYDCCGFGFRHILTEREFTRSFAIQRKLKVIAEEVKADLIVTHDTGCTTTFEKNQWIGKAHGMYHPVAVMSDVMFAALACGAHPFKVVQLYWNCSNYEPLLEKMGITNWRELRKEWEDTVKYIAELEKAGKYDELMEFFKEYDLYEPYSRTSTGKPKASATANMPLFKS, from the coding sequence ATGGCAAAGCATGGTTTTGGACATAACAGCCCAGGAGGTCTTTTGAGGTATCCAGAAAAGCCACCTTTCCCCCTCAAAGAATACAGCTCCCACTACGACCACATCTTTGAGATGATGGAAGAGCTCGAAGCTAAGGGCGAAATACTCATATACAGGATTACAGAAGAGCACCAGCCTGTGGAAGTCTTCACCAGAACTGGAAGGATAAAGCTCATACCCACCAACAAGCTTTGGCACCACAAGTCCTGTGGTCAGTGTGGAAACATCCCCGGATATCCTGCCTCTATTTTCTGGTTTATGAACAAGTTTGGTCTTGACTACCTTAATGAGCCACACCAAACCTCTTGCACCGCATGGAACTATCACGGTTCTGGCACCTCCAACCCTGTAGCCTTGGCGGCAGTATGGCTCAGAAACATGCACCAAGCTTGGAAGACAGGCTACTATCCTCTCATCCACTGTGGAACATCCTTTGGTTCATACAAGGAAACAAGGGAACAGCTCATAATGAACAAGGAGCTAAGGGATGCGGTAAAGCCCATACTCAAAAAGCTTGGAAGGCTCACGGAGGATGGAAGGATAGTGATACCACAGGAAATAGTCCACTATTCTGAGTGGGTCCACGCTATGAGATATAGGATAAAGGAGCTATACGAGAAAGAAGGCAAGGCTAAAGGCATAGATGTTTCCAATGTGAGGGTTGCCATACACAGCGCCTGCCACGTTTACAAGATGATAGCAGATGACTATCCCTATGACCCAGAAGTCTACAACGGTCAAAGACCTGCAGCTCCCACAGCGGTGGTAAAGGCTCTTGGTGCACAGGTGGTGGACTACTCCACGTGGTATGACTGCTGTGGTTTTGGCTTCAGACACATACTTACCGAAAGGGAATTCACAAGGTCCTTTGCTATACAGAGAAAGCTCAAGGTTATCGCAGAAGAGGTAAAGGCGGACCTTATAGTAACCCACGATACAGGTTGTACCACCACCTTTGAAAAGAACCAGTGGATAGGAAAAGCTCACGGTATGTATCACCCTGTAGCGGTTATGTCTGATGTTATGTTTGCAGCTCTTGCCTGCGGTGCTCATCCCTTTAAGGTGGTCCAGCTCTACTGGAACTGCTCCAACTACGAGCCTCTCCTTGAGAAGATGGGTATAACCAACTGGAGAGAGCTAAGAAAAGAGTGGGAAGATACCGTCAAATACATAGCGGAGCTTGAAAAGGCTGGAAAATACGACGAGCTTATGGAGTTCTTCAAGGAATACGACCTATATGAACCCTACAGCAGAACCTCCACTGGCAAGCCAAAGGCTTCCGCAACTGCGAACATGCCTCTGTTTAAGTCCTAA
- a CDS encoding P-II family nitrogen regulator, with protein MKPMKKVEVVIDSVYLSRVLDVLERVGVSGYTVIRDALGKGERGIMAGDELTDVFKNSYVFTVCSEEMAHRIAEEVRPLLKKAGGICLISDVLWLTH; from the coding sequence ATGAAACCCATGAAAAAGGTGGAGGTGGTAATTGACAGTGTATACCTAAGCAGGGTCCTTGACGTTTTGGAGAGGGTTGGTGTTTCTGGTTACACGGTTATAAGGGATGCCTTGGGAAAGGGAGAAAGGGGCATAATGGCTGGGGATGAGCTTACAGATGTGTTTAAAAATAGCTATGTGTTTACGGTTTGTTCAGAAGAGATGGCTCACAGGATAGCGGAGGAGGTTAGACCTCTTCTTAAAAAGGCTGGGGGTATTTGTCTTATCTCTGACGTTCTGTGGCTTACTCATTGA
- a CDS encoding DsrE/DsrF/DrsH-like family protein yields the protein MATERLAIIATKGTLDMAYPPLILASTAASLGVETAIFFTFYGLNIIHKKKMHELKVAPIGNPAMPMAFPPSMQNTVTNFISSIFPGPPQIMGVIPGMTDLMTFMMRKAIKEHGVADIPELIEVCKEADVKLIPCQMTMELFGYRYEDLIDGLEPPAGAATFMNYVLEAEKPMIIFV from the coding sequence ATGGCTACAGAAAGGCTTGCCATAATAGCCACTAAGGGCACGCTTGATATGGCGTACCCGCCTTTAATATTAGCTTCAACTGCTGCATCCTTAGGTGTAGAAACCGCCATATTTTTTACCTTTTACGGGCTTAACATTATCCACAAAAAGAAAATGCACGAGTTAAAAGTAGCACCCATAGGAAACCCTGCCATGCCTATGGCTTTCCCACCCTCCATGCAAAACACGGTAACCAACTTCATATCTTCCATATTCCCGGGACCTCCACAGATAATGGGTGTAATACCCGGCATGACAGACCTTATGACCTTTATGATGAGAAAGGCAATAAAGGAGCATGGAGTAGCGGATATACCAGAGCTTATTGAAGTTTGTAAGGAAGCGGATGTAAAGCTTATACCCTGTCAAATGACGATGGAACTCTTTGGCTACAGATATGAAGACCTCATAGATGGTCTTGAGCCACCTGCTGGTGCAGCCACCTTTATGAACTACGTGCTTGAGGCAGAAAAACCTATGATAATCTTCGTTTAA
- a CDS encoding sulfurtransferase TusA family protein — MATITPDKTLDASGLNCPLPVLKTKKALEELQSGQILEVITTDPGAKADIPAFCNRTGHQLLETVEEGGKIIFYIKKK; from the coding sequence ATGGCAACAATAACACCCGATAAGACCCTTGATGCGTCAGGTCTTAACTGTCCTCTCCCTGTCCTAAAAACAAAAAAGGCTCTTGAAGAACTTCAATCTGGGCAGATCCTTGAAGTCATAACCACAGACCCGGGTGCAAAGGCGGACATACCAGCCTTTTGCAATAGAACTGGACATCAGCTCCTTGAAACGGTAGAAGAAGGAGGAAAGATTATCTTCTACATAAAGAAAAAATGA
- a CDS encoding 4Fe-4S dicluster domain-containing protein → MDGHIYGYNIPISEKTKAVPWEEKVRIVEEIKSDFRFKEYIFGCLNCGVCTASCPSNRFFDYSPREIVQRFLEEDVEVLYDMMHEYIWACSQCFTCWIRCPFVNNPGGLVAIMREVAVRNAFEATKDLLKPYGRVLLKVMTTGNQLSADMLQPDFFPDWGPKMADNMENLRAKRLAIPFDVGKSVKTAWEVSLETAIEMYTIWRETGIFEMLEKLDPNLYNVIMDIVEENEERYAELYEEEE, encoded by the coding sequence ATGGATGGGCACATTTACGGATATAACATACCCATATCGGAAAAAACTAAGGCAGTGCCTTGGGAAGAGAAGGTCCGTATAGTGGAGGAGATAAAGTCGGACTTTCGTTTTAAGGAATACATCTTTGGCTGTCTAAACTGTGGCGTTTGCACCGCATCCTGTCCCTCCAATAGGTTCTTTGACTACTCTCCAAGGGAGATAGTGCAAAGGTTCTTGGAAGAGGACGTGGAAGTGCTATATGACATGATGCATGAATACATATGGGCATGCTCTCAGTGCTTTACCTGTTGGATAAGGTGTCCCTTTGTGAATAACCCTGGTGGTCTTGTTGCCATAATGAGAGAGGTGGCGGTGCGTAATGCCTTTGAAGCTACAAAGGACCTTCTAAAGCCTTATGGAAGGGTTCTCCTCAAAGTTATGACTACAGGAAACCAGCTCTCTGCGGACATGCTCCAGCCGGACTTCTTCCCAGACTGGGGTCCTAAGATGGCGGACAACATGGAAAACCTAAGGGCAAAGAGGCTTGCCATACCCTTTGACGTGGGTAAGTCTGTCAAGACCGCATGGGAGGTGTCTTTGGAGACCGCTATAGAAATGTATACCATATGGAGAGAGACGGGCATTTTTGAAATGCTTGAAAAACTTGACCCAAACCTCTACAACGTTATCATGGACATAGTAGAAGAAAACGAAGAGAGGTATGCGGAGCTTTATGAAGAGGAAGAGTAA
- a CDS encoding DsrE family protein: MAYEKVLFYILTVPFFERADPTTGELINPQAGAPFFLATAATTMDYEVEMVITSEAGFLLMRDNAKKVKVRPGVEQTVYDFIKMAKDAGVKIYLCVPSLDLTDVYKKEDVNPELCDGIIGGAAFLDKLMSGEYAVLTL, translated from the coding sequence ATGGCTTACGAAAAGGTGCTATTCTACATCCTTACCGTGCCCTTCTTTGAGAGGGCAGATCCAACCACAGGAGAGCTTATAAACCCACAAGCGGGTGCTCCCTTTTTCCTTGCCACTGCAGCTACCACCATGGACTACGAGGTGGAGATGGTTATAACCTCAGAGGCAGGCTTTTTACTTATGAGAGACAACGCCAAAAAGGTAAAGGTTAGACCAGGAGTGGAGCAAACGGTTTACGACTTTATAAAGATGGCTAAGGATGCAGGTGTCAAGATTTATCTTTGTGTGCCCTCACTTGACTTAACTGACGTATATAAGAAGGAAGATGTGAACCCCGAACTCTGCGATGGCATAATAGGCGGTGCTGCATTCCTTGATAAGTTGATGAGCGGTGAATATGCGGTGCTCACCCTTTAA